A window of the Pseudomonas furukawaii genome harbors these coding sequences:
- the alg8 gene encoding mannuronan synthase, which yields MEKLNKGLLEASGWVFYVIALMLLALALPKSVFDPDSKHFLLLIGIVGVWRYSMGALHFVRGTLFLYVVYPWYKRRLAKLGSAADPSHVFLLVTSFRIEALTTAMVYRSVIREAIDCGYPTTVVCSIVELSDELLVKNLWARMAPPERVKLDFVRIPGTGKRDGLAYGFRAISRQLPDENAVVAVIDGDTVLNEGVVKKTVPWFKLFPNVGGLTTNEFCEVRGSYIMSEWHKLRFAQRHLNMCSMALSKRVLTMTGRMSVFRAQVVTDPDFITDVESDYLDHWRLGRFQFLTGDDKSSWYSLMRLGYDTFYVPDAAINTVEHPPEKRFVKASRKLMFRWYGNNLRQNARALALGPRRLGAFTTVVLADQRASMWTCLLGLAVAIIASLKYSIAYLLVYLLWIGLTRLVLTLLLSVTGHRIGPAYPLILYYNQIVGALVKIQVFFRLDQQSWTRQNTKLNRDLASFTRWFNTWSSHAMTFSATSVFIATLLAIV from the coding sequence ATGGAAAAGCTCAACAAAGGTCTGCTCGAAGCCTCGGGCTGGGTGTTCTATGTCATCGCGCTGATGCTGCTGGCGCTCGCCCTGCCCAAGTCGGTGTTCGACCCGGACTCCAAGCACTTCCTCCTGCTCATCGGCATCGTCGGCGTGTGGCGCTACTCCATGGGCGCCCTGCACTTCGTGCGCGGCACGCTGTTCCTCTACGTCGTCTACCCCTGGTACAAGCGCCGCCTGGCGAAGCTGGGCAGCGCCGCCGATCCCTCCCACGTATTCCTGCTGGTCACCAGCTTCCGCATCGAGGCGCTGACCACCGCCATGGTCTATCGCTCGGTGATCCGTGAGGCCATCGACTGCGGCTACCCCACCACGGTGGTCTGCTCCATCGTCGAGCTGTCGGACGAGCTGCTGGTGAAGAACCTCTGGGCGCGGATGGCGCCGCCGGAGCGGGTCAAGCTGGACTTCGTGCGGATTCCCGGCACCGGCAAGCGCGATGGCCTGGCCTACGGCTTCCGTGCCATCTCGCGGCAGCTGCCGGACGAGAACGCCGTGGTGGCGGTCATCGACGGCGATACCGTGCTCAACGAGGGCGTGGTGAAGAAGACCGTGCCCTGGTTCAAGCTCTTCCCCAACGTCGGCGGCCTCACCACCAATGAGTTCTGCGAGGTGCGCGGCAGCTACATCATGAGCGAGTGGCACAAGCTGCGCTTCGCCCAGCGCCACCTCAACATGTGCTCCATGGCCCTGTCCAAGCGCGTGCTGACCATGACCGGACGCATGTCGGTGTTCCGCGCACAGGTGGTGACCGACCCGGACTTCATCACCGACGTGGAAAGCGACTACCTGGACCACTGGCGACTGGGTCGCTTCCAGTTCCTCACCGGGGACGACAAGTCCAGCTGGTACAGCCTGATGCGCCTGGGCTACGACACCTTCTACGTGCCGGATGCCGCCATCAACACCGTGGAGCACCCGCCGGAGAAGCGCTTCGTCAAGGCCAGCCGCAAGCTGATGTTCCGCTGGTACGGCAACAACCTGCGGCAGAACGCCCGGGCCCTGGCCCTGGGACCGCGCCGCCTGGGCGCCTTCACCACGGTGGTGCTGGCCGACCAGCGCGCCTCCATGTGGACCTGCCTGCTGGGCCTGGCGGTGGCCATCATCGCCAGCCTCAAGTACAGCATCGCCTACCTGCTGGTGTACCTGCTCTGGATCGGCCTGACCCGCCTGGTGCTGACCCTGCTGCTGTCCGTCACCGGGCACCGCATCGGCCCGGCCTACCCACTGATCCTCTATTACAACCAGATCGTCGGGGCCCTGGTGAAGATCCAGGTCTTCTTCCGCCTCGACCAGCAGTCCTGGACCCGCCAGAACACCAAGCTCAACCGTGACCTCGCCAGCTTCACGCGCTGGTTCAACACCTGGTCCTCCCACGCCATGACCTTCTCCGCCACCAGCGTCTTCATCGCCACGCTGCTGGCCATCGTGTGA